The Alteriqipengyuania halimionae genome contains a region encoding:
- a CDS encoding ABC1 kinase family protein: MADDETDPADKARYRKVPSGRASRLGAFGKLAGGVAGGLLGEGARRLARGERPKMRDLLLTPGNARRLTDQLSHLRGAAMKMGQMISMDAGDMLPPELSEILSALRSQAHRMPPPQLRDVLDGEWGKGWRDRFKSFNATPIAAASIGQVHRAVLPDGREVAIKVQYPGVRESIDSDVDNVTSLLRISGLVPKELDLTPLLDEAKRQLHEEADYLREAEQMDLYADRLEGDDRYVVPRSIAELTTPRVLVMDFVEARPIETLDDEPQEIRDRAMAELIALLLRELFEFGVMQTDPNFANYRYQPDSGKLVLLDFGATRDIAPAIAESYRRLFAAGLAKDRDAVRAAAVDAGFVGPGVLANHREALDDMIDIVIAEMTREGPFDFGDRAFVQVLREQGMDMATDRATWHLPPAETIFVQRKISGTALLAARFKARVDIRGLARPYLDKDPRIA, encoded by the coding sequence ATGGCTGACGACGAAACCGATCCCGCAGACAAAGCCCGCTATCGCAAGGTGCCGAGCGGGCGCGCATCCCGACTGGGCGCGTTCGGCAAGCTGGCGGGCGGCGTCGCAGGCGGATTGCTGGGCGAAGGAGCCCGCCGTCTGGCGCGCGGCGAGCGCCCGAAGATGCGCGACCTGCTCCTGACGCCGGGCAATGCGCGCCGGCTGACCGACCAGCTCTCGCACCTTCGCGGCGCGGCGATGAAGATGGGCCAGATGATCTCGATGGATGCGGGCGACATGCTGCCGCCCGAACTGTCCGAGATCCTCTCCGCCCTTCGGTCGCAGGCGCATCGCATGCCGCCGCCGCAATTGCGCGACGTGCTCGACGGCGAGTGGGGCAAAGGCTGGCGCGACCGGTTCAAGAGCTTCAACGCCACGCCGATTGCGGCCGCCTCGATCGGCCAGGTCCACCGTGCGGTGCTGCCCGATGGTCGCGAGGTCGCGATCAAGGTGCAATATCCCGGCGTGCGCGAGAGCATCGACAGCGATGTCGACAACGTCACCAGCCTGCTGCGGATTTCGGGCCTGGTGCCCAAGGAACTCGACCTCACCCCGCTGCTCGACGAGGCCAAGCGGCAATTGCACGAGGAAGCCGACTATCTGCGCGAAGCCGAGCAGATGGACCTTTACGCCGATCGGCTGGAGGGCGACGATCGCTACGTGGTTCCGCGCTCGATTGCCGAACTCACCACGCCGCGCGTGCTGGTGATGGACTTTGTCGAGGCCAGGCCGATCGAAACGCTCGACGACGAGCCGCAGGAGATCCGCGATCGCGCGATGGCCGAACTGATCGCGCTGCTGCTGCGCGAATTGTTCGAATTCGGCGTGATGCAAACCGATCCGAACTTCGCCAATTATCGCTACCAGCCCGACAGCGGCAAACTCGTGCTGCTCGATTTCGGGGCCACGCGCGATATCGCCCCGGCCATCGCCGAAAGCTATCGCCGCCTGTTCGCCGCCGGGCTAGCAAAGGATCGCGATGCCGTGCGCGCGGCGGCGGTGGATGCGGGCTTCGTCGGCCCCGGCGTGCTCGCCAACCATCGCGAAGCGCTCGACGATATGATCGACATCGTGATCGCAGAGATGACCCGCGAAGGGCCGTTCGATTTCGGAGACCGCGCCTTCGTGCAGGTGCTGCGCGAGCAGGGCATGGACATGGCGACCGACCGTGCAACCTGGCACCTGCCGCCTGCCGAAACGATCTTCGTCCAGCGCAAGATCAGCGGCACCGCGCTCTTGGCTGCGCGCTTCAAGGCCCGGGTCGATATCCGCGGCCTCGCCCGCCCCTATCTCGACAAGGACCCGCGCATCGCCTGA
- a CDS encoding tRNA (cytidine(34)-2'-O)-methyltransferase, with protein MTSIVLVHPEIPGNTGAVGRTCVALDMELVLIHPLGFEISDKRLKRSGLDYWQHIRLAEFASWEAFLEERAPRDDQMFLFEEYAPRSFYEPAYPDDAYLVFGRETKGLPQAIVDAHGTQMVNLPMRSDKVRSLNLANTVAAAAYQAMRGSLSR; from the coding sequence ATGACCTCCATCGTTCTCGTCCACCCGGAAATCCCCGGTAATACCGGCGCGGTGGGGCGCACCTGCGTGGCGCTGGATATGGAGCTGGTGCTGATCCACCCACTCGGGTTCGAGATTTCGGACAAGCGGCTGAAGCGATCGGGGCTCGATTACTGGCAGCATATCCGGCTGGCGGAATTCGCGAGTTGGGAGGCGTTTCTGGAAGAGCGCGCGCCGCGTGACGACCAGATGTTCCTGTTCGAGGAATACGCGCCGCGCAGCTTTTACGAGCCCGCTTATCCCGACGATGCCTATCTCGTGTTCGGTCGCGAAACCAAGGGGCTGCCGCAGGCGATCGTCGATGCGCACGGTACGCAGATGGTGAACCTGCCGATGCGAAGTGACAAGGTCCGCTCGCTCAACCTTGCGAACACGGTTGCGGCGGCGGCCTATCAGGCGATGCGCGGGTCCTTGTCGAGATAG
- a CDS encoding hydrogenase, which translates to MIEPALPPSARSLAIVGAALFLAGLLQGAAVDLFANPRMALSAHLDAVQSGVAVMVAALFWPRVRWNARTEIVARWTLAAGMVGLWLGITLAATTGASEALPMAGAGYSAALIAENAVTTIIVSSSAALTVGWALFLIGLIRAR; encoded by the coding sequence GTGATCGAACCGGCGCTGCCGCCGTCAGCGCGATCGCTCGCGATTGTCGGCGCTGCGCTGTTTCTCGCAGGGCTGCTCCAAGGGGCTGCGGTCGATCTGTTCGCCAATCCCCGGATGGCGCTCTCCGCACACCTCGACGCCGTCCAAAGCGGCGTAGCCGTTATGGTCGCTGCGCTTTTCTGGCCAAGGGTTCGCTGGAATGCGCGAACCGAGATTGTCGCGCGCTGGACGCTAGCCGCAGGGATGGTCGGCCTGTGGTTGGGGATCACGCTGGCTGCGACCACCGGTGCCAGCGAAGCGCTACCGATGGCCGGCGCCGGTTATTCTGCCGCCCTCATCGCAGAGAATGCGGTGACGACAATCATCGTCTCGTCGAGCGCAGCGCTGACGGTCGGCTGGGCATTGTTCCTGATCGGCCTGATCCGCGCGCGATGA
- the gatB gene encoding Asp-tRNA(Asn)/Glu-tRNA(Gln) amidotransferase subunit GatB, with protein sequence MSKYTIQGATGEWEVVIGLEVHAQVTSDSKLFSGASTQFGSEPNCNVSLVDAAMPGMLPVPNRECIRQAVRTGMAIEAQINAWSRFDRKNYFYADLPQGYQISQLYHPIVGEGQLVIDADEKAGIAQDKVIGIERIHVEQDAGKLMHDQHPTMSYVDLNRSGVALMEIVSRPDMTSPAEAGAYVRKLRSILRYVGSCDGNMEEGSMRADVNVSVRKVGDSELGTRTETKNVNSVRFVQQVVEYEARRQVDVLEDGGTVDQETRLFDPGAGTTRTMRSKEDAHDYRYFPDPDLLPIELEDAFLEECRASLPELPDAKRARYTGELGLTDYNARELTAEVETFARFETLLDATAKTIGKDAKAVATQVANWALSVAPGVIKSLGDEADPANATAERQASILAMQDKGEISGGQAKEIYEIVLKQGREPDEIAETEGLKQVSDTGAIEAAIDDILAGNQDKVEQYKGGKDKLFGFFVGQTMKAMQGKANPAVVNQILKDKLG encoded by the coding sequence ATGAGCAAATACACAATTCAGGGCGCAACGGGCGAGTGGGAGGTCGTGATCGGCCTCGAAGTCCACGCGCAGGTCACTTCGGACTCGAAGCTGTTTTCGGGCGCCTCTACCCAGTTCGGGTCGGAGCCCAATTGCAACGTCAGCCTCGTCGACGCGGCGATGCCGGGCATGCTGCCCGTGCCCAATCGCGAGTGCATCCGCCAGGCGGTGCGCACCGGCATGGCGATCGAGGCGCAGATCAACGCGTGGTCGCGGTTCGACCGCAAGAACTATTTCTATGCCGATCTGCCGCAGGGCTATCAGATCTCGCAGCTCTATCATCCGATCGTGGGCGAGGGGCAGCTGGTGATCGATGCCGACGAGAAGGCTGGCATCGCGCAAGACAAGGTCATCGGGATCGAACGCATCCATGTGGAACAGGACGCGGGCAAGCTGATGCATGACCAGCATCCGACCATGTCTTATGTCGATCTCAATCGCAGCGGCGTGGCGCTGATGGAAATCGTCTCGCGCCCCGATATGACCTCGCCCGCAGAGGCCGGGGCCTATGTGCGCAAGCTGCGCTCTATCCTGCGCTATGTCGGCTCGTGCGACGGCAATATGGAAGAAGGTTCGATGCGCGCCGACGTCAACGTCTCGGTCCGCAAGGTCGGCGATAGCGAACTGGGCACCCGCACCGAAACCAAGAACGTGAACTCGGTGCGCTTCGTCCAGCAGGTCGTCGAATACGAGGCGCGCCGCCAGGTAGACGTGCTCGAGGATGGCGGGACCGTCGATCAGGAAACGCGCCTGTTCGATCCGGGCGCTGGCACCACGCGCACCATGCGATCGAAGGAAGACGCGCACGATTATCGCTACTTCCCCGATCCCGACCTGCTCCCGATCGAGCTGGAAGACGCTTTCCTCGAGGAATGTCGCGCGTCGCTGCCCGAACTCCCCGATGCCAAGCGCGCGCGCTACACCGGCGAGCTGGGTCTGACGGACTACAACGCCCGCGAACTGACCGCCGAGGTCGAGACCTTCGCGCGCTTCGAAACGCTGCTCGATGCCACCGCCAAGACGATCGGCAAGGATGCCAAGGCGGTTGCCACGCAGGTCGCCAACTGGGCGCTCTCGGTCGCGCCCGGCGTGATCAAATCGCTGGGCGACGAGGCCGATCCGGCCAACGCCACTGCCGAACGCCAGGCCAGCATCCTCGCGATGCAGGACAAGGGCGAGATTTCGGGCGGCCAGGCCAAGGAAATCTACGAAATCGTGCTGAAGCAAGGCCGCGAGCCCGACGAGATCGCCGAGACCGAAGGCCTCAAGCAGGTCTCCGACACCGGCGCGATCGAGGCCGCGATCGACGATATCCTTGCGGGCAACCAGGATAAGGTCGAACAGTACAAGGGCGGCAAGGACAAGCTGTTCGGCTTCTTCGTCGGCCAGACGATGAAGGCGATGCAGGGCAAGGCCAACCCGGCGGTGGTCAACCAGATCCTGAAGGACAAGCTGGGGTGA